One Deinococcus sp. LM3 genomic region harbors:
- a CDS encoding GNAT family N-acetyltransferase, which yields MELVPPSEQFKSSFLDAVREAQATGSGLGDTLNFDVADMERDFAAFLTHLRRFEPGQPLPGGFVHSEYLWLVDGGTYLGRASIRHTLNERLRESGGHIGYEVRPGARRQGHATRILAGSLRRARQLGIDSALVTCDADNTGSRRTIEKNGGVLEGQFVVPDHPNPILRFWVPTPT from the coding sequence ATGGAACTGGTACCCCCCTCCGAACAGTTCAAGTCAAGCTTCCTGGACGCCGTGCGCGAGGCGCAGGCCACCGGCAGCGGTCTGGGCGACACCCTCAACTTCGACGTGGCCGACATGGAGCGTGACTTCGCGGCCTTCCTGACCCACCTGCGCCGCTTCGAGCCCGGCCAGCCCCTCCCCGGCGGCTTCGTGCACTCCGAGTACCTGTGGCTCGTGGACGGAGGCACCTACCTGGGCCGCGCCAGCATCCGCCACACGCTGAATGAACGCCTGCGCGAGTCCGGCGGCCACATCGGCTACGAGGTCCGCCCCGGCGCCCGCCGTCAGGGGCACGCCACCCGCATCCTCGCCGGATCGCTGCGCCGCGCCCGGCAGCTGGGTATCGACTCGGCCCTCGTGACCTGCGACGCAGACAACACCGGCTCGCGCCGCACCATCGAGAAGAACGGCGGCGTCCTCGAAGGTCAGTTCGTCGTGCCGGACCACCCCAACCCCATCCTGCGGTTCTGGGTCCCCACGCCCACCTGA
- a CDS encoding PsbP-related protein, protein MKRALLTLALLAAPALTGAASAQTTTAPAAPEARTIEAITATSEKGYSIRVPAGWTPLKNVPGTDVAFVYQKIGSLRPTVTVVVQDIPAELKATLADVRDLNARKMPDVVPKLKMLGEKTTKVSGQNAILWTYTGDGEGGTVRWTQVFTLKNNRLYTATLMTPTGTPADVIEQGRAILNSLTLK, encoded by the coding sequence ATGAAGCGCGCCCTCCTGACCCTCGCCCTGCTCGCTGCGCCCGCCCTGACCGGCGCGGCCTCCGCTCAGACCACCACCGCGCCCGCCGCCCCGGAAGCCAGGACCATCGAGGCCATCACCGCCACCAGCGAGAAAGGCTACTCGATCCGCGTGCCGGCCGGCTGGACGCCCCTGAAGAACGTGCCCGGCACCGACGTGGCGTTCGTGTACCAGAAGATCGGCAGCCTGCGCCCCACCGTCACGGTGGTCGTGCAGGACATCCCCGCCGAACTGAAAGCCACGCTGGCCGACGTGCGCGACCTGAACGCCCGCAAGATGCCCGACGTGGTGCCCAAACTGAAGATGCTGGGCGAGAAGACCACCAAGGTCAGCGGTCAGAACGCCATCCTCTGGACCTACACCGGCGACGGCGAGGGCGGCACCGTCCGCTGGACGCAGGTGTTCACCCTGAAGAACAACCGCCTGTACACCGCGACCCTCATGACCCCCACCGGCACGCCCGCTGACGTGATCGAGCAGGGCCGCGCCATCCTGAACTCCCTGACCCTGAAGTAA
- a CDS encoding HAD hydrolase family protein, with the protein MTTTHAPPAALLTLDLDGTLIGPDGQPPPGLLDELRAWQLGGAHVAIITARGRLPPLLRDWPLHSVSRCYGAWLRCEGRVLWERTLPTTAVHAALGALTPAERGGRCKTLIVTPDPRGILRHTDPDFEDRWPHAPAPLKVVHGQLDADRLDDLQAQWAAIPGAQVIRERRDRLVLVAAGAGKGEALRGLATHLGVPAARTWAAGDGPADAAMLPHARTFLRVGTHPALHAAHLTAPGPADVPRVLARCRADALGCRA; encoded by the coding sequence GTGACCACCACGCACGCGCCCCCGGCTGCCCTGCTGACCCTGGACCTCGACGGAACCCTGATCGGCCCGGACGGGCAGCCCCCACCCGGTCTGCTGGACGAATTGCGGGCGTGGCAGCTGGGCGGCGCGCACGTCGCGATCATCACGGCGCGCGGGCGCCTTCCGCCTCTGCTGCGGGACTGGCCGCTGCACAGCGTTTCCCGCTGCTACGGCGCGTGGTTGCGTTGCGAGGGCCGCGTGCTGTGGGAGCGCACCCTGCCGACAACGGCCGTCCACGCGGCCTTGGGCGCCCTCACGCCCGCCGAGCGCGGCGGCCGTTGTAAGACCCTGATCGTCACGCCCGACCCGCGCGGCATCCTGCGGCACACCGACCCCGACTTCGAGGACCGCTGGCCGCACGCCCCCGCGCCCCTGAAAGTCGTCCACGGCCAGCTGGACGCCGACCGCCTGGACGATCTGCAGGCGCAGTGGGCGGCCATTCCGGGCGCGCAGGTCATCCGCGAACGCCGCGACCGGCTGGTTCTGGTCGCCGCGGGCGCCGGCAAGGGCGAGGCGCTGCGGGGCCTCGCCACGCACCTCGGCGTGCCGGCCGCGCGCACCTGGGCGGCCGGGGACGGCCCCGCCGACGCCGCCATGCTCCCGCACGCCCGGACCTTCCTGCGGGTGGGCACGCACCCGGCCCTGCACGCCGCGCACCTGACCGCGCCCGGCCCGGCGGATGTGCCCCGCGTCCTCGCGCGCTGCCGGGCGGACGCGCTAGGCTGCCGCGCGTGA
- a CDS encoding ATP-binding cassette domain-containing protein, producing MTALVTLKDVTVVAGGRTLLDNVTLEVTRGEALLLRGPNGGGKTSLLRLLSGEVAPLRGERLYRLGGQEQRSAVRARRSLAVVGPDAEAFYLTRDWAVTVRDLLLGAARGERLNLWEATPAEERRVADVAALTGLGPLLERDVRTLSHGQRRRAVLGAALMPAPELLLLDEFTDGLTGEACAELGGVIAAVHASGVAVVLASHRPEEAPDLPWRTLSVQGGRVGIAAGQAAPTADWPALPLPPTDGLPRDLVTVSKAEVYRNGHRALGRLTWTWRSGQHWLVTGENGSGKSTLVRLIAGELHPALGGQITRPFLPRDLLSDRRRGTGLVSAELGIRQRREWTGRDVIGSAWDGTEGFAHTLDAAQHAEVTRLAAVLNVTDLLDRPADTLSQGQLRRLLLARSVAHRPRLLILDEGLDFLDAGSRAAFLGLLPDLVRGGTHLLVVAHRASDAPDGLTHHLHLSAGRVAFCGPHPPGSASDSAHLQALP from the coding sequence ATGACGGCGCTGGTGACCCTGAAGGACGTGACGGTGGTGGCCGGGGGCCGCACGCTGCTGGATAACGTGACGCTGGAGGTCACGCGGGGTGAGGCGCTGCTGCTGCGCGGCCCGAACGGGGGCGGCAAGACCTCGTTGCTGAGGCTGCTGTCGGGCGAGGTCGCCCCGCTGCGCGGCGAGCGCCTCTACCGGCTGGGCGGGCAGGAGCAGCGGTCGGCGGTGCGGGCGCGGCGGTCCCTGGCGGTGGTCGGGCCGGACGCCGAGGCGTTCTACCTGACGCGCGACTGGGCGGTGACGGTGCGGGACCTGCTGCTGGGCGCGGCGCGCGGCGAACGCCTGAACCTGTGGGAGGCCACCCCGGCCGAGGAGCGGCGCGTGGCCGACGTGGCGGCCCTGACCGGGCTGGGGCCGCTGCTGGAGCGGGACGTGCGGACCCTCAGTCACGGGCAGCGGCGGCGGGCGGTGCTGGGCGCGGCGCTGATGCCCGCGCCGGAACTGCTGCTGCTGGACGAGTTCACGGACGGCCTGACCGGCGAGGCCTGCGCGGAACTGGGCGGCGTGATTGCCGCCGTGCACGCCTCGGGCGTGGCGGTCGTGCTGGCCTCGCACCGGCCGGAGGAGGCGCCGGACCTGCCGTGGCGGACACTGAGCGTGCAGGGAGGCCGGGTCGGGATTGCCGCTGGGCAGGCCGCGCCCACGGCAGACTGGCCGGCACTGCCCTTGCCGCCCACGGACGGTCTGCCGCGCGACCTCGTAACCGTCAGCAAAGCCGAGGTCTACCGCAACGGACACCGCGCCCTGGGGCGACTGACCTGGACGTGGCGCTCGGGGCAGCACTGGCTGGTGACCGGCGAGAACGGCAGCGGCAAGAGCACCCTGGTCCGCCTGATCGCCGGGGAACTGCACCCCGCCCTGGGCGGGCAGATCACGCGGCCCTTCCTGCCCCGCGACCTGCTGAGCGACCGGCGACGCGGCACTGGGCTGGTCAGCGCGGAACTGGGCATCCGGCAGCGGCGCGAGTGGACGGGCCGGGACGTGATCGGCAGCGCCTGGGACGGCACCGAGGGCTTTGCGCACACCCTGGACGCCGCGCAGCACGCCGAGGTGACCCGGCTGGCCGCCGTCCTGAACGTCACGGACCTGCTGGACCGCCCGGCCGACACGCTCTCGCAGGGGCAGTTGCGGCGGCTGCTGCTGGCCCGCTCGGTCGCGCACCGCCCGCGCCTGCTGATCCTCGACGAGGGCCTGGACTTCCTGGACGCCGGGTCACGCGCCGCGTTCCTGGGCCTGCTGCCGGACCTCGTGCGCGGCGGCACGCACCTGCTGGTCGTCGCTCACCGCGCCTCCGACGCGCCGGACGGCCTGACCCACCACCTGCACCTGTCGGCAGGCCGCGTGGCGTTCTGCGGGCCGCACCCGCCGGGAAGCGCGTCAGATTCGGCTCACCTTCAGGCACTACCCTGA
- a CDS encoding HAD family hydrolase, with protein sequence MTVTLPADLPVTLPLLMAFDLDGTLIPDAGREVQPDAAQALARLRALGVKLAIITGRDTPPSQVLRVMEPDAVATNNGGRILIGEDLHTEARFSDADLEATLAHELDGARVVLFTADGLYVDLPPGVEPEPWMVLRQFRPLADAPREGILKVGYYHPQVAALAGRLRTTHPHLVLTGAQDPYPHFLTVTPQGAHKGAALTLIADALNVPHTQTVAFGDSDNDEAMLEVAAYAVQVGSLPLLTPHANTRVPQQADLGAFLHAWADRLAAAR encoded by the coding sequence GTGACCGTGACCCTGCCCGCCGACCTGCCCGTGACCCTGCCGCTCCTGATGGCCTTCGACCTGGACGGCACTCTGATCCCCGACGCGGGACGCGAGGTGCAGCCCGACGCGGCGCAGGCCCTGGCGCGGCTGCGGGCGCTGGGCGTGAAACTGGCCATCATCACCGGGCGCGACACGCCGCCGTCGCAGGTGCTGCGCGTCATGGAGCCCGACGCGGTCGCCACCAACAACGGCGGCCGCATCCTGATCGGCGAGGACCTGCACACCGAGGCCCGCTTCAGCGACGCGGACCTGGAAGCCACGCTGGCCCACGAACTCGACGGCGCGCGCGTGGTCCTGTTCACCGCCGACGGCCTGTACGTGGACCTGCCGCCCGGCGTGGAACCCGAACCGTGGATGGTGCTGCGCCAGTTCCGCCCCCTGGCCGACGCGCCGCGCGAGGGCATCCTGAAAGTCGGGTACTACCACCCGCAGGTCGCCGCGCTCGCCGGACGCCTGCGGACCACGCATCCGCACCTCGTCCTGACCGGCGCGCAGGACCCGTACCCGCACTTCCTGACCGTCACGCCGCAGGGGGCGCACAAGGGCGCGGCCCTGACCCTGATCGCCGACGCCCTGAACGTGCCGCACACCCAGACAGTCGCCTTCGGAGACAGCGACAACGACGAGGCCATGCTGGAAGTCGCCGCGTACGCCGTGCAGGTCGGCTCGCTGCCCCTGCTGACCCCGCACGCGAACACCCGCGTGCCGCAGCAGGCGGACCTGGGCGCGTTCCTGCATGCCTGGGCCGACCGGCTGGCCGCTGCCCGCTGA
- the rplS gene encoding 50S ribosomal protein L19, giving the protein MQHAIKANRGAILRAVEQPHIKTDAPEFRPGDTVRVETKVVEGTRTRNQAFEGVVIAINGSGSRKSFTVRKISFGEGVERVFPFSSPLLAKISVLERGKVRRAKLYYLRDLRGKAARIKNDRSRVMKDAARAQAEKAAKAAAPAETAAPETQGE; this is encoded by the coding sequence ATGCAGCACGCAATCAAAGCGAACCGTGGCGCCATCCTCCGCGCCGTCGAGCAGCCCCACATCAAGACCGACGCCCCCGAGTTCCGCCCCGGCGACACCGTCCGCGTGGAAACGAAGGTCGTGGAAGGCACCCGCACCCGCAACCAGGCCTTCGAGGGCGTCGTCATCGCCATCAACGGCTCGGGCAGCCGCAAGAGCTTCACCGTCCGCAAGATCTCCTTCGGTGAAGGCGTCGAGCGCGTGTTCCCCTTCAGCAGCCCCCTGCTGGCCAAGATCAGCGTGCTGGAGCGCGGCAAGGTCCGCCGCGCCAAGCTGTACTACCTGCGCGACCTGCGCGGCAAGGCAGCCCGCATCAAGAACGACCGCAGCCGCGTGATGAAGGACGCCGCCCGCGCCCAGGCCGAGAAGGCCGCCAAGGCCGCCGCGCCCGCCGAAACCGCCGCTCCCGAAACCCAGGGCGAGTAA